The Chitinophagales bacterium genomic sequence GGGTATAGCTTTTTTTGAGTACTTATTTATGATACCGGCTAATAACCGTTATGGTCTTCAGGAAGGTTTCGGCCCATTTCAACTCAAGACCATACAAGAGATAATATCCCTGGTCGTATTTGTACTGTTCGCTTTGTTTTTTCTTAAAGAACCTCTCAGGTGGAATTATATAGTTGCCTTTTTGTTTATTCTCGGGGCTGTGTACTTTATGTTTTATCCGTTTGCTACGAAAAATACATAATTGCAGAAAATTGATAACATTTTAACATCGTGGTATGTAAATATTACTTTACTTTGTGTAAAGTTTATTTTACATAAAGTAAAAATTAATTGTCATGATGAACAGATTGTTATTACCACATTGGTTTAGGAAAACAGGATTGGCACTATTGCCTTTTGCTATTGTTTTGATGATACTCGCCTTTTTCTACGAATACGATCTCCCGTTTCTGGCATACAATACATGCCACAGCACAAAAGACTTTTTAGATACGAGCAACCATAACCTTACCGATGAACTGGCAGTTGTGAGTTTATTTGCATGCTTATTCTTCCTGGCCTTTTCTAAGGAAAAACATGAAGATGAATATCTGAATGAAGTGAGGCTTAAGGCGTTGCAGATAAGTGTTTACATAAACTATATTGTATTGGCCGTAGCCACTGTTACGGTATACGGGCTCAGCTATATGTATGTGCTGTATGGCAACCTGTTCACTATCCTGGTTATTTTTATCCTTGTGTATTACTATCGTGTACATATTAAAGGCCGCCTGGCGAGGGAGGAACAAATATGAAGAATACTGTAAAGGTGGAACGTGCCAAAAA encodes the following:
- a CDS encoding DMT family protein, with translation MRTILMLTISNCFMTYAWYGHLKNGGSDMPLFKLILISWGIAFFEYLFMIPANNRYGLQEGFGPFQLKTIQEIISLVVFVLFALFFLKEPLRWNYIVAFLFILGAVYFMFYPFATKNT